The nucleotide sequence gtaaaattcagtaaaataccggtaccgtactgAGCCGAAAGTACCGGTACTGAAAACGTCAAAAAGTGGGTACCAAATCGCTACCGAAAATAATTCGGTACGAgaaattcggtaccagtaccgaaccagtaccaaatgctcatccctatgCTACAtgcaaaaaacaaaaaaaaaaaattatgtgcgACAAACTAAAAATATgcatatattaatatatataaatttatgaAAAAGGTGATCATTTTGTAAAATCTGTCTATAAAAGTAGTtattgctatttgtgggatttactgggtaggGTGGttgtttttgtatataaaaataGTTATTGAATGTCAAATAAAAGGTAATAAAGTTaaggtttttattttattttatttatttttatttttttattggcCTGATTTGAAGTTTGTTGCTGAAATCAGAAAAAAAGTTAACTTTGATTGCTTATATGAATTTTTTTTCCTCGAATTTGTTTGCTTATCTTCTcatgtatatatattaattttgcTTCTTGTTGTGGTTGAAGAATATAACTATTCATGAAGAATTACCGAAAGTCCAACATCTATCATCGAAAGAACTCAAGTTAGAACTTACCAAATCTCCCATGAAGTTGAAGGATTTTGTCGATAATTTACTACGAATGTCTCAACCGAAGACTTTATCATTGGTGTCATCTTCCAGTTCTGAGCTATTAAATGTAATGTTCTTATGACTTTCTTTTGTTAAAAATCATGTGTTTGTTGAATAACTGAATTCTAATTATTCAAACAAATTTTTGGTTTTAGTTTATGAAGGAGAAGATAATGTCGAGAGAAAAGAACCCAAAATGCTGTACGTATTACTCGAGGAAGTGTTGGCTTCATCGCATTAAAGATGTTACGATGGTGGTACTATTTGAAGGCGCTGAAATCGGAGACATGGGTCATGATTCGCAACAAACTACTTTCAAATTTAACTGGCAAACGTTGAAATCTAAAACACGAGCGCTGGTAAATGACTCTTAGAATCAAATTTATGGATAGTCAGAATTTTTTTGGTTCTCTTTCATCTtggatgcatatatatatattttaactttCTTGTCTAAAATGAACATCAGAAAACCAATGGCTCAAAAGGTTGTATTTAGATCCTGGTCCTGCCTTTGTGTGTGTGCTCATTCTGGTGTGGTGTTTTTTAATTGCATGGTTTGCATAAGTTCTTTTATTTCAGTATGGTATTTTAATGATATTTATAAAAGAATCTGGTCAAAAGAAAAAGAGGGGTCTCTTTTTCTAGCCCACTAATTACATTTGCTAGTGTTTTTTATGTAACAAAAATCTGCGTTGGAAGCTGGAATGTTACCGGAAATGGAATCTGTGCATGTTTTATGTAACAAAAAACGTGTGCTGGAATGGAATTCATGTTTTATGTATTCTACTGATACGGCCACAAAGTCACAAATCATTAGTCTATACATGAGTATATAattaatctatatctatactatattataaaacATCTCAGCATATCTTATGTACTTGAATACAAGTATAATTGTTTATGATAcataggggtgtaaacaagcccagaggttCGAGAGCTActtggttaaaagctcaaaagAGCAAAGCCTtaacgagctcgagcctgaaatataGCTTGTTTAGTTATCGAGCTCAAGCGtaaacgagcccaaacaaaattttagtttatatatatatatatgataatggtattgatattgatgattataacccAATTCTAAAATGCCCAAGTTAATTTCATCTAGGCTCATATGATTTAAACTAATAACATTGATGATGAGCTGatctttagctcgtttaagtgAGATCAAAGCGAGCTTGAGTCGAATCTAGCTCGGGCTTTCGATTTTACTCGTGAGCCGAGCTCGTGCTTAAATAAGGAGACTTGAGTCGAGCTTCATTAGAACATGACGATCTGAGTTTAaaccggctcgtttacaccctaATGATACAACACATAATGCAATGCATATGTTAACTACATTTTGAGGATAGACTTGTCTTCAAAACACCCCATATAATCAAAAGGAAGTCAAGAGTCAAGATGTGTCTATGAGAGATCATGATGCTACATGTTTTGGTATAATCTTTTATATAGAATGTAGTTTATAAAAGTTAAGATTTTATAAAGTAGACTATAATATATCTAAATCGAAAAATCAATAATGAAAGCTGCGTTTTTAATCATGGCCTCATTTCAACTTTCGTATCCAAGTGTGTAAAATTGGATTTAATGATTTCTTGCAAAAACTTGAGATTTTGAGGATTTACATTGTTTCATTGTTAATAGTGAGATCGACCATGTTAATATTCAAGTTGACCACAAGAAGTATAGATGTGTTTACCTCTTATCTACTCTGGGGGTAAGGATTCAGTACAAATCGTCCTTCACCTAGGAAGTGTAGGAAACCATTTAAACTAATGGTACAACACCATGTTAAACATGTTACAAAttgataattatataatataatgggggtataaatttttatttttgtttttgttggtttttaatCAAATGATTGTATTGCTCATTAAATTTATGGGTTCTCGTTTGAATCTTACCTTACACACACGCATATATATCACTCGAGAGTAGGTACTTCTCTTTACAGATTTTGGATTAAAAAAGAACATATATTTGTTACCCTCGTTTAACCAAAGTTAACTGAACCGAATCGAACCACTCAtattttcatatttttctagCTTTCATATATTTATCTTTGGTTCATGTATTTCGTATTTTATACATCcgttttatatatttatacttCCATTTCATGTATTATAATCACTAGTTTTGAACCAAGTTTGGTTTTGGCTATTAACCAAAATTAAACAAAGagaaaattactttttgagtccctatgttttaggAGTATTAACCACTTGAGCCCAAAATCAACATGTTTAATGCCATGAGTCCCTAACTGTTCTTTTTGTAACACtttgagtccaatttttaacACCATCCAAAAGTCTGTTAACTCTAAGGGCATTTCAGTCAATTACACCAAATGTACAAGTCAATAACGCAGAATGTATTTACAAGTTAAATTACCCATTTTATAATTGtatatacacacaaacaaacacatccTGACTATCTCTCTTCTACATCTCTTTTTCTCTCTCTTCCTTATCTCTTTCAACTAAACCACCCCACCACTCCCCCCTTAAATTATCCCTCCCCCTCTCTAAAAACACAACCTTTAACTTTCTCTCTCTTAACGAAACAGTACAACAACAACGACTATTGGTGGTGATGAATGACAGAGGAAGTGGTGGTACGATGGGATTAATGGTGATGAACGACAGTGAGTTTTCCGATGTGGGTTTGATGGACGACGGGTTTGATGGTGATTTGATATGGTGATGGACGTGTTTAATGGTGTTTCTGATGTGGGTTTGAAGGACGGCGGGTTTGATGGTGACTTTTCGGATGTGGGTTTGATGGACGTCGGGGGTGATGAAAGGCGGCAGAGGTGAGTTTTCCGATATGGTGATGAACGACTGGAAACTTGATGGTGGTTCTGAACCATCAGATCTGGCAACACCATCTAAAATACTGTTTGTGATTAGAATATCGAGGATGTGATTATTTGGGTTGGGAGTGGCGACGCTGGGTGGTGGGTTTTGATGGTGGATGTGCAATAGTGGTGGGTGGTGTGGTGATGATGGTGGAGGTACAACAGTGGTGGATGGTGACGGTGGaggtgtagtggtggtggtgtggtgttGATGGTGGAGGTGTGGGTAGTGTGGTGTGGTGCTGATGGTGGAGGTGCAGCGGTGGTGGGTTGTGTTGTGCTGACGGCGGAGGTGCATtggtgatggtggtgtggtgtggtgttgatggtggagtggtggtggtggtgtggtgtggtgtggtgttGATGGTGGAGGTGTGGTGGTGGGGGGATGGAggtgggagagagagagagagagagagatagatgtGGTGGTGCTAGATAATGGTTGTGGTAGGGGTAGGGGTGGTGTTGTATGGTGGTTTATGATGGTGGCGTATGGCGGTGATGGTGGTTGTCTTCTACAccgagagagagagtgagagagagtaaaagggagagtgtgtgtgtttgattagagagagagagagggagagagagagagagagagtagaggtatgtttatttttttattgagTTTTATGTTTAGGGGCATTTTAATCTTTTCAAGAAAAACTAACAGAAAGTTCAAACGAAGTTAAAAAATTGGACTTAGAGAGTTACAAAAATAGCGtttagggactcagggcgttaaacattttgattttggactcaagtggttaaaacccctaaaataggactcaaaaagtaattatCTCTTAaacgaatcaaaccaaaaatcgtCAATCTAACCGAATGAACCGAATTGATTAACTGAAAAACGATTGGTTAATAAAACAGACTAATCAATGACTTCGGtttcggttgaggataataaccGAACCAACCAATTAATGCACACGCTGGCAGTGTCTGTGTTTCCCATCACATTACGTCGGCACTTTCTAGTTTATGTATAAAAATGCGTgatttttattgtttaaaattactttattattagagtaaattacaagttttgtcctttatgtttacatcaaattgcagacGCTGTCCTTTTgaccaaaagtttacaggcgctgtccttaaccttccaaaatcttgcatgttttgtcctttagtccaaacctggttagaaatctcagttaattcttgtcatgtgcaatgcacataaGGGTACAATAGTCTTTTTCCTTCTCAACCCTTTCTATTTCCCCATTTACAACCCTTACCAACCCCTCAATTCTATCTTTAATTTGTAAATGAGCAGAACGAAGTGAAGGATTGCAAATACATTTACACCTCTCGCCTTTACACTTTACTAAATGATCTACTTTCGTATTGGGTATCTGAAGTTAAACAATTTAGAGTCCTTGTAGATTTCTTGCAAATTGGAGTTTTTTCCCATATTAGTGATGCAGGAAAAACTATTTACCATTTTAGTGTTCCTTgaaaactatttaccaaaatagtatttttattagttattattctttttggaattttttacATACATCCCCTTACTAAAAACTTCTATTACATACATACTTAACCCTTAAatcaattatatatttttttatttacccATTAACCCTTTTGTAATTCTTTTTGCTAAAATCAGTCTGGTTTGGATAAACATCAAATGGCAACATCGAAGCACTTCATAAAGATGCAACCCTCAGGGATAAATATTgtgtagtttttatttatttgagtTTCCTTTAGCTTGTTTATTATTTAAGTAAGTCACTAGTTTATGTATTATGTTTTCTTCTGTTCTGAATTAAAAGAAAAGTGTACCATTGTTTCTTAAGTAAAAGAAAAGTGTCACATAGTTTCTTTTTATGCAAAATTCAATAGTTagtttctttgtttgttttgtaagtgaataaaataaaataactaagtttttttttttgtttgaagaAAAGTAAACTGTATTTAGAATTTCTGTGTGTGCGATTTGTTTGTTGCCTATCAAAATTTTTATGCAAGAATTCTAAATTGAAGTTGTATTTAGGGATGGGTTCGTTTCCGGTACAGAATCTATCTGCATCAAAAATTACTAATtctaaaaatatcaaaaaaaaagTTCGACTTTGATATGCTTCTTATTTCATTACTGATCCTAAAAGTATCAAAAAAATGTTCGTCTTTGTTATGCTTCTATTTTCATTGTTGAAATTTATTTGAGATGATTCATGTTATCTTTATTTGACTTTGGTtgaatgaaaaaaaattaaatataatgaATTGGTAAGGAAATATAATTAAGATAAAAACCAATGCAATACATTGatggaaaaaaaaactaaaataaaaatacaatatataattaattgaataaaaagattaaaaaatgTACATTAAAATAACATtgatggaaaaaaaaaaaactaaaataaaaatacaatataTAACTAACCCGTGGAGAGGGAAAGtgcttttcttttaatttttttaacccAAGAAATAAATGAGACATTGAGAAAGTTAATAATAACTAATAAAAAtactattttggtaaatactttTCAAAGAACACTAAAATGGTAAATAGTTTTTCCTTCAACACCACTATAGGAAAAAACTCAGCAAATTGAGCGGTCATTGGTTACAAGAAAACTAGAAAAGAAAAAGAACTCAACATAAAAAAGGAATCAATAAACTGTTATAAGAAATCCCATGGATATTGTTGATTCTACTATTGAAAAATTGGAGGAACAACTAGCAGTGCATTAATGAGAATAATGAGATGGAAATGAAAATGGAAGAAGCTGTACACGATTCAGGTGTAGTTTGGTATAATTATTATGATTATTACTTTCTTGtaacttatatttttttaataaagaaTTAATTTTTACAGAGAGGAAATACATTAAAGCTGAGTTTTAAGTCATGGCCTCTGCTTTATCGAAAGAAATTGGGACGATGACATCACAATTAAATCGACGGAAGCAAACAACATGTGAGGCTGTTTCCTTACGGGAAGAGGCCTAATGCAGATTGAAAGGTTACAGAAACATGAATGTTTTGGGTTATGACTGGACAATGGTTATATGATAATAGGGATCTGATAGAAATTAAACAATCTGAACAGAGAAATCATTCAAGCTGAAGTTTTAAAATAAGCATTTGATGAACACGATTTAGAATTAAGGATTGAAGATGCCCCCAAAAAATGAGGTTGCTAGCAATGATTGAGATGAATTGAGGGGTTGGTGAGGGTTATAAGTGCATGTTTGGGGTTCCTTATTTTGAAGAAAAAAGTCCTTTTACATGCCCAAAAGTCCTTTTTTTGGGTGTTTGCCTTTCCTTTTTTAGCCCAAAAGTCCTTTTCCAAAGGCAAAAGTCATGTTTTCCTGACTTTTTGTTTCCAAAAGGACTTTTCCAAAAGTTGAAAATAAGttaagccaaacatgccctaaatggGGAAATAGAAAGGGTTGAGAGGGAAAAAGACCATTGTACCCttatgtgcattgcacatgacaagaattaactgagatttctaaccaggtttggcctaaaggacaaaacgtgcaagattttggaagGTCAAGGACAGCGCttgtaaacttttggccaaaaggacacgcctgcaatttgatgtaaacataaagaacaaaacttgtaatttactcttattattaGGTAGTATAAAGTATAATTTTGTGATTGCATTTAAAACACTAATTAATAAAAATACTTTAAATTGTTTTTGTCAAAACGCGTTATGGTTCGAGTCTATTGTTGAAAAATATATGCCGCAAGGTAGGGCGTAAATAAACGAAACGAAAAGAACAAGTATTAAGGAATGAATATGTAATGCTTACCGAACCACATTTTATGTTCCTATTTGTTCATTAAAAAAATCAACATAtttatgaacacttaccgaatgtAGACAGGCACAAACAAATACTAACAAATGTtcatgataaaaaaaatgaacatTATATATTCATTTAAAATTACAATCTGCATTTTTCATTAAAAAGATTATGAAGAATCcaccaaaaataaataaatacttaacGTAAGTAAcccaaaaattaaaaattaataaGTTTGTCAAACTTTAACACAAACCAAAACTAAAATGATCAATGGGGGATACTGGCGTAGGCGTATAGTACAAATGTggtttcaaattaaaaaaaaaaaactaaagctaataaaataaaaatataacataaacAACCTTTAAATGAATGAACACAAATATACATAAGTGAGCGAATACAAATGAACGCATTACCGAATGTttacgaacataaacaaacgaaaaCTATCTCtcttcatgttcgtttgttttaacTTATCGAACAAAAtttctgttcatgtttgtttaattattaaacgaacaaacaaaaacaaacttctCGCTGAAAGATTCATAAATTGTTCGTTGTGCatttggttcgtttacaaccctaccgCAAGGTATTATATTTATTCTTCCCGCTAACTAAAGTTGTCTTAGAAATAGTAATTGTACATGCATGTATTATGTATGCAATGGAATGGATGGGAAAGGAATTAGAATTTGAAATGAGATTGACATTAGAATCAGATGCTCGCTCATGGTAGCACTTTGTTTGCTCTTAACTTGTGTACAAAATTATCTATCAAACAAATAGATCTTTAATCTTTCTTTGCTAGACACTTTTTTGTGCAAATTCTTGGACTAATCATGGTATGAAAAACTATGTACGGGATGAAACCAGAATCAAAATCGGAATCCAAATATGTCTTATGCTTGAAGAATATAAAATAAAGACTTTTTGAAATGGAATCAAAATTCTAATAGCTTGCAGAACATTTTATTACTATGGTAGCTCTTTATAAATATCCATTAGTTTGCACGATTATCATTACATCTTTCTTTGCATTTTATCTTTCTAGCAACTCCTTGGACTCACTCAACATGGTATGAAAATCCTTATTAGATAATGATATCTCTTAATCACTGACTGATATTTGAAATACATGCAACAGGATACGGGCATACAATTGGGAGCAAATGTTGGGAGCTACTGGGATGATGGAGTACACGGTGGAGTTAGACAAATCACTCTTGTATACGGTAGTTGCATCGACTCAATGTGTGTAACATATGATAAGGATGGTAGATCTTTTCCGGCGGTAAAACATGGTGGCATGGGTGGAACCAAAAGTGCTCAGGTATACTAACGACGAAATCTAGGTGTATTTGTTGTTATATTGATTTATGGGTTTTTATTTCCTGGACTAATTTCAGATTAAGCTGCAATTTCCAGAGGAAATCTTGATTGGCGTTAGCGGGCATTTTTACCATGTGGTCCATGGTGGTTTCCCAGTGGTTCGATCCCTTACTCTCACGAGTAACCGAAGAACATTTGGGCCATTTGGGGTGGAAGAAGGAACCCCGTTTAATTTCTTCACAAATAGAGGCCACATTGTAGGTTTTTACGGAAGAAGTGGGTGGTTTCTGGATTCAATAGGGTTTTACTTGTCAAACCATAAACCAAATCTTTtccgaaggatcccggtgatgtttGAAGGATCTAACCTTCGTGCTGCCAAAGATGAAGAACATCAGAAAGCTAAGGGCTCAAAGGGTTATAGTTGGGGCATTTGATTTATATCATGTCTCGTGCAAGTTCTTTTCTTTCCGTAATTGTAACAAGTTGTCACTTGTCAGATTCTCATCTATATTATGTACGATTACATAATAATGTAATTTATGTAAATGCCAAGGTTAACTAATATATAGGCAACTTTTACAAAATTCAGCAATTAGATTTATTATACGATCTGCACTCAACAAGTTCTtgttggaaatttggtgaatggatattaaatatatttataatttaataaaattataaatattaattagaatattcatgtggtaaataaaagagtaactcttgagtatttaattagttttattagagtttttaagtctctaattaagtgaCTAATTAAATGAATAATTAAGTGAATCCTTTCACTAGTCTTGTTCAAATAGTAGGctatgtgtttttttttgttacaaCAAGAATAGGATATTGCTTGAAACATGAAGAATACTAGAAGAATACTAGAAGTAGTATAAACACCTGAACACCaactagagagatgagtactctcTAATTGTTTCCACCACATgagttcaaacactacaattaccagatgtaaccttgggccggtgagccatctccggcaatacagactgcttcggctgttgtaccctgggagacagacgcgtcatctttagtagaggcgcgaaatctgttttaagggaagcgtgttgaacacgtgcctcaaccaaaatcgtcaacgttttagtgtgctctttgttgcagtcaaggagtatttttcaagactcaagatgatgaatactcgagtctaggatgctatcaagtgcgcgtgaagcacccaccagagatgcggcttgaatcaagattggtatatataattatatttatattcttttatttagttattgcaaccggtattgtacaatgatatttcctacgaataacgagagtctcgttatgatatattttgtaattatattttacaaaaggtgaacctatttcctacaaacttaaaacagatttcatgagattgttgctacaatcttaaaaccttatttataaggattttgggttcacaaaaggatttataataaaaaaatatattgaaAAGATTATGAtcttgtaaatattttcttttgggaaatatgtatgtggtacaacttgttgtgtttggatttcttgagattgagatacaatcttaaatcctataccgTGGTACAAAACGAATGTTTTTGGTTCAACCGTTTGGTTtttaaacgattttgggaatcgttaattttttctaacttttgtgttagatcgggtttattagtgtaaaccatacgttttttgtaaaccgttaaattctctaacatgtgtgttagaccggaattattggtgtcaaccatacgttttttgtaaacgttaaattctctaacatgtgtgttagactggaattattggtgtaaaccatatgtttttttgtaaacgttaaactCTCCTAAGTAGAGTTTTTTATTactttaaataagagttttatgttacttgattagagttttatgtctctaattaagtctctatttaaagtagactcttcatccacccatggattgatatgaacaaataagtcttataatgatttttgtaatcatttgtcttctaacatgcgtgttagaaacgttcatgaaacgcgttagtttgcaagcaattttttaattgtttgGTTTCTAACGTGTGcattagaaatgacttatttatttaaaccatatatgtgtttttagcaagtcgaattaacattttgtgaaaatgttaatatttctaacgtgcgcgttagaatttctttcattttaacatgattgttaaaaatggttaaaatacaaatgctttgaaatgttttatgtaaacattttatataagtaatttgttgtagcattgattttaatcctttgtatgatttagaaataaaaggtcatacattgaagttgatgtttgattGACTTCAAGAATTAAATCACTATAAAGTGATAGTGTAGTTGTGTGGGATTCATCACCAACTTTAATTTGTGATTTCTAAATCAATTTGAGTGAAATTttaattactaattaaactcttCATATAGTGAAACTCTTGTGTAGAGTTTTAAtggtgacatttgatgagttttattagagtttaaatatataattatggagactcttaactcttcatatgtgaaactcttgagtagagttttaatggtgacatttgatgagttttattatagtttaaatatataattatggagactcttaactcttcatatgtgaaactcttgagtagagttttaatggtgacatttgatgagttttattagagtttaaatatataattgttgagactcttaactcttaatatggtgaaactcttgagtagagttttaatgattaCATTTGATGACTTctattagagtttaagtctataattattgagacttaACTCTtaatatggtgaaactcttgagtagagttttaatgatgacatttgatgacttttattagagtttaagtctataattattgagactcttaactcttaaTATgatgaaactcttgagtagagttttaatgatgacatttgatgagttttattgatgacatttaaTGCTCTAATTTTGTCatgttttgtatatataaaatgacttaaattttctaacatgtgtgttagaaaatgtgtatcacgaatacgaggttagagattgttcataatgaacaaaaacgttttatgtaaacatttaattgcctatGTGAGCATTAAAGATGATgagaaatggtttattttatagactatatctttggaaaacgttttatgtaaacgctcgattctataatgtgcttgttataacgttttttttctaacatgcgtgttagaaaatgttatttggtgaaaaacaacttggtgttgttgtgaaca is from Helianthus annuus cultivar XRQ/B chromosome 9, HanXRQr2.0-SUNRISE, whole genome shotgun sequence and encodes:
- the LOC110876970 gene encoding jacalin-related lectin 19, with protein sequence MVALYKYPLVCTIIITSFFAFYLSSNSLDSLNMDTGIQLGANVGSYWDDGVHGGVRQITLVYGSCIDSMCVTYDKDGRSFPAVKHGGMGGTKSAQIKLQFPEEILIGVSGHFYHVVHGGFPVVRSLTLTSNRRTFGPFGVEEGTPFNFFTNRGHIVGFYGRSGWFLDSIGFYLSNHKPNLFRRIPVMFEGSNLRAAKDEEHQKAKGSKGYSWGI